The Raphanus sativus cultivar WK10039 chromosome 2, ASM80110v3, whole genome shotgun sequence genome includes a region encoding these proteins:
- the LOC130507894 gene encoding uncharacterized protein LOC130507894 gives MKSHDCHVFMQRLLPFAFAELLPTNVHEALAGIGAFFRDLSTRTLKVEVVEQLQENIPILLCNLEKIFPPGFFDVMEHLAVHLPYEALLRGPVHYGWMYQYERAMKYLKGKAKNLAKVEGSIIAGSLTEETSHFTSYYFASKVRTRKRAPRRYDDGGVAPTYAVAGVPDIFSQIGRLGGKSKEVWWSSEEDAHSAHTYILLNCEDPLIRYFESLFVSQVEETFPGISTTDVDKRKDQHFIKWLKSQVDFDDDADYPKWLHEVIQSPHVKVTTSQMYFTRGYTFHTYEYGRQRATSNYGICVKGETDFYGILTEIIEVEFPGILKLKCVLFKCEWFDPVVNRGVRFNKFGVVDVNGGRRYNKFEPFILASQADQVSYLPYPRMRESGINWLSVIKVTPRGRIISGEEPPLQEEQINEVEEPEQQIDDILLIDPHNHEYEDLTDDGTDEAVEDEFNENDDVSSDDENVSD, from the exons atgaagagtcatgactgtcatgtctttatgcaacgactacttccctttgcttttgcggagctacttcctacaaacgtacatgaagcacttgcag gcattggagcatttttcagggatctgagcacccgcacccttaaagtagaagtcgtggaacagcttcaagagaacattcccatcttattgtgcaacttggagaagatatttcctcctgggttttttgacgtaatggagcatctagctgtccaccttccatatgaggcattgcttcgtggacctgtacattacggatggatgtatcagtatgagcgagccatgaaatatttgaagggaaaagcaaagaaccttgcaaaggttgaaggttctataattgctggaagtttgacggaagaaacttctcacttcacatcgtactactttgcgtcaaaagtacgtactcggaaaagagctccaaggagatatgatgatggtggtgtcgcgccaacatacgcagttgctggtgttccagacatctttagccagattgggcgactgggtggaaaatcaaaagaggtttggtggtcgagtgaagaagacgctcatagtgcacacacctatattctacttaattgtgaggatccattgattcgttattttgaaag cctatttgtttcacaagtcgaagaaacattccctggtatatccacaactgacgtagacaaaaggaaagatcaacactttataaaatggttgaagagtcag gttgattttgacgacgatgcagattatcctaagtggttacatgaagtaattcaatctccacatgtaaaggtcaccacttcacagatgtatttcacacgaggctatacttttcacacatatgagtatggtagacagcgggcaaccagtaactatggaatatgtgtgaaaggggaaaccgatttctacggtatcttgacagagattatcgaagtggaatttccagggatattgaagctgaaatgcgtcctcttcaaatgtgagtggttcgaccccgtcgtcaacagaggtgttcggtttaacaaattcggtgtagttgatgtcaatggtggaagaag gtacaacaaattcgagcctttcatcttagcttcacaagcagatcaagttagctaccttccataccctcggatgagagaatcgggaataaattggttatccgtgatcaaagttacacctcgaggacgaatcataagtggagaagaaccaccattgcaagaagaacagataaatgaagtcgaggaacctgaacaacaaattgatgacattcttctcattgatccgcataatcatgagtatgaagatcttaccgacgatggcacagatgaagctgttgaagacgagtttaatgaaaatgatgatgtttctagtgatgacgaaaatgtatctgattga
- the LOC130507895 gene encoding uncharacterized protein LOC130507895: protein MEHLAVHLPYEALLRGPVHYGWMYQYERAMKYLKGKAKNLAKVEGSIIAGSLTEETSHFTSYYFASKVRTRKRAPRRYDDGGVAPTYAVAGVPDIFSQIGRLGGKSKEVWWSSEEDAHSAHTYILLNCTTNSSLSS, encoded by the exons atggagcatctagctgtccaccttccatatgaggcattgcttcgtggacctgtacattacggatggatgtatcagtatgagcgagccatgaaatatttgaagggaaaagcaaagaaccttgcaaaggttgaaggttctataattgctggaagtttgacggaagaaacttctcacttcacatcgtactactttgcgtcaaaagtacgtactcggaaaagagctccaaggagatatgatgatggtggtgtcgcgccaacatacgcagttgctggtgttccagacatctttagccagattgggcgactgggtggaaaatcaaaagaggtttggtggtcgagtgaagaagacgctcatagtgcacacacctatattctacttaatt gtacaacaaattcgagcctttcatcttag